TTTTTCATTCCAATACTGTAATTCTTCTAATGAATAGTTCATGACAACCACCCTTTCGGGCCATTCTTCTTTTCTATATTTAAAAGCTCTTTAAAGGCCGACCATACTTCTTCCTTGTTGGATATTTTAACCATTGCAAAATTAGGTTCTTTGATTTCTTCCATATATTTATGCATGATTGTGCTGGTATAAGTACTGGTTTTAATTTCTCCATATCCAAACATATTGCAGACTTTGCAAAGCTCTATGGCTTTTTCTATAGCTTTTTGGTTATCTTCTCCCCAGTTATCTCCATCACTGCAGTGAAAAGCATAGATATTCCACACCTCGGAATTATATCTTTCTCTTATAATCTCCAATGCCTTTTGGTACCCGCTGCTGATATAAGTTCCTCCGGATTCGCCTTTGTGGAAAAACTCGTCTTCGGTTACCTCTTTTGCCACCGTGGTATGGGCAATAAAGACCACTTCCACATGAAGATACTTAATCCGCACAAATTGGTACAGAAGAAAATAGAAACTTCTTGCCAGATACTTTTTTGTCTGCCCCATGGAACCTGAGGTATCCATAATGCAAATGATCACTGCATTGGAATCTCTTTTTAATTTTGGCTGAATGCGAAAGTATCTGATATCATCCTTATGAAAAGGAAATCTTTCATCTTCCTCTATATCTTGATTACGTTGCATCTGTTTTTTTCTTTTGATTTTTTCTATGACTGTATGCTTTTTAGAAATTCGGGGAGGAATTCCTTTGGTTTGAATTCCCCAACGTTTTCCAGTGCTGTCGGATTGAATTTCTGTAAACTGTTTTCTATAAAGATAAGGAAGGTCAAGATCTTCAAATAAATATTGAATCGCATCTTCGATGGTTATTTCCGTTTCGTAAATGTCTTCTCCTTCTTCATTCCCTGCTTGATTTCCCTCGCCGTTTCCATTGCTGTATTTTCCTTTGGGATAGCGGTCTCCTTTTTTTTCACTTCCATCCCCTGAACCGATAGCTTTTTGATTTGAGCCATACTTAAAATAATATTCTTTAAGCCCTCTGATGGGGATTTTGATTTTCTTATTTTTAGCTTGACCAATAATGCTTTCTTCCGAAATAATATCCCCTATATTTTCCTTTATACTTTTTTCCACCAGTTCTCTATGACGTCGTCTGTCTTCTGCGCTCCGATCTCTGCCATATTTTTGAAACTCCCGAAAGATTGCCATGCTATCACCTAATCTTTCCAAAGATTGTTAGCCGCATATTTTAGTACTACATTGCAGCAGTGGTCGCAATAACCATTCCTTTTCATTTCCTCTACCATGGCATCATATTTTTTGCTTTGTTCTTGGTCTCGAACTTTTGATTTGGTAATAATTCTGGACAATTCTCTGACCGATGCCGTTAATTTCTTTTCTATCGCTTCTTTTAAGGGTTCATAACAGGTGTAATCAATCTTACCGCCATTCCTTAAAACTGAAAACATATAAGCGGTTACATCCTGTCTAAAGCCCTTTGCTGCACTTGGAGTAATTCCCAGCTGCTGCTCAATAGAAGATAAAAATTCTTCATCGGGTTCTAATTCTTCTCCTGTATTTGGATCTTTTAGCTTGGTTTTATTTACAAAGGCTTCTGCATGGTCCAAATAATTGTTAAATAGATCCTGAGCCTGTTCCCTATAGCCATGGATAAAGGCTTTCGTCACTTCCTTTTCCAGTATCTGATGATATTCTTTTTTAATGCTGTCTTGAAGGAATCCCAGATATCTCTTCTTCAAATCTTCCGGTGCAGCCATTTCTTTAACTTCTTTAATCAAACTCTCCATAACACTTAAAGGATTAATGCAATTATGTTCCGAGTCTGACAGAGCACTGTCCAATGCTTTCATAATAAATCTGGTAGAAATTCCTGTCATCCCTTCTCTTCCTGCCTCTTCTTTCAGCTCCATGACATCAATTCTTTTTGTAGTGCCTTTTTCAATGATTTCTTCTCCGTTGTAAATCTTTAATTTGGTCATAGGATCTACCTTGTTAGAAAGTGCAAGACGGCTAAGTATCGCAAACATTGAAGCAACTTCTATCGTGTGGGGAGCGATGTGTGCTTTAAAGTTGGACTTTCTAAGAATCTTTTCATATATTTTTATTTCTTCATTTAGTTCCAGACAGTAAGGCACTTCAATTTTAACAATTCTGTCCAATATGGCCTCATTGGTATGGTCCGCTTTAAATTTATTCCACTCTGCTTCATTGGAATGGGCTAATATGACTCCGTCAAAATAAATCATAGAACCTTTTCCAGGAGATGGAATAGATTTTTCCTGGGTGGCTGTGATCATGGTATGCAAATACTCCACATCATTTTTAAATACCTCTATAAATTCCACAATTCCTCTGTTGCCTACATTAAAAGCCCCATTTAATGCAAAAACCCTGGGATCGTCCTCCGGGTATAAATCCATTTTGGAAATATCTACAGAACCAATAAGCACTGAAGTATCCTGGTTATTCGGGTCTACTGGCGGAACAACGCCAATACCTTTTCTGGAACGTATAGAAAAATCAACGGAGACTACAGGAAATTTTTCATATTCACCTTTAAATTCATTCTTAAGTCTATATCTGCATACAGGACATAAATCCCCTTCAATCTTTACATTAAGTTCCTTTTCAAACGCAGGTCGAAGATGTTTTGGTATAAGATGAAGTGGTTCTTCTCTCATTGGACAGCCTTCTAATGCATAAATTGGAGGACTGGATTCAAGTAATTTCTTAAGCGCTTCAATTAAAGAAGATTTACCTGAACCCACAGGACCTACAAGATATAAGACCTGCCTTGATTCCTCTCCCCTCATGGCTGCAGAATGAAAGTATCGTACTAATTTCATCAGTACTTCATCAATCCCAAAAAAGTCATTCTCAAAAAACTTATATTTTTTAATGGTATCTTTGCCGTAAATTCTTCTTAGTCTCGGATCTTCTTCTGTTTTTATCACTTCTACTCCCGGTTCTACAATAAGTCTATATAACCTTTCATGAGAAAGCGCACTGATTTCAGGAGATTCTTTAACAATATGTAAATAATCCAATAGGGTTCCTTTAAAATCCAGTGTTTTTCTTTCTCCCCGGTCTTTTTGTATGAGAGTATAAAAATCGGTTGTGCCCATCTTACCCCTCCTTTTCAATATCTATCTTTACTTGGGACGATATTGACAAACCGCTTATTATAAATATATTGACACGTGGCAGAAGTATATGAGTAAAAAATCAAAAATCTTGACAAACGAATTTCGTTTCACTATTATTAGTCTTGAATAGAAAAAATTTATATCAAAGCACTAAAGGTCTTAAGCCTTTTACGGTTTAAGGCTTTTTAGTATATAAAAAGAGAGTGAATGCATATGATCAATAAACTCCACATGGGATTGGATGTTGGTTCAACTACTGTTAAAGTAGTTGTAATAGACAATGAAAATGTTATCTTATTTTCTCGTTATCAAAGACATTTTTCTGACATCAGGCAAACCATCATAGATCTCTTAAATGAAACCTATAAGGTTTTTAAGGATGAACAGATCACCATAAGTGTCACCGGTTCCGGAGGCTTATCTGTTTCGGAATGGCTAAACATCCCATTCGTTCAGGAAGTCATAGCTGGAGCAAAATCTGTGGAAACCTTTATCCCTGAGACAGATGTGGCCATCGAATTAGGAGGAGAAGATGCAAAAATCACCTATTTCGAAGGTTCTATCGAACAAAGGATGAATGGTACTTGTGCCGGGGGAACCGGAGCATTCATTGACCAAATGGCTACTCTGCTTCAAACAGATGCCGCTGGACTTAATGAACTGGCTAAGCATCACAAGACAATTTACCCAATCGCTGCAAGATGCGGTGTATTTGCCAAAACTGATGTTCAGCCTCTTCTAAATGAAGGCGCTGCCAAAGAAGATATCGCCATCTCAGTTTTCCAGGCCGTAGTTACCCAAACCATCAGCGGGCTTGCCTGCGGAAAACCTATAAGAGGAAATGTGGCTTTCTTAGGAGGTCCATTATCCTTTTTGTCAGAGCTTCGAACATGTTTTATCAAAACATTGAATTTAAAGCCAGATGAAATCATCGTTCCCAAAAATGGAGAATACTTTGTAGCTCTTGGGGCTGCATTATTATCAAAAGATCAAAAGCCTATTTCATTTAAAAAATTATATGAAACTCTGCCAACTTTAAAAGAAGCTCAAAATTATGAAATTCAACGGTTACGTCCATTGTTTTTAGATGAAAACGAGCTCAATAGTTTTTACAAAAGGCATGAATCCCATAAAGTTCAACGTGAAGAACTATCTTCCTATGAGGGAAAATGCTTTTTAGGAATTGATGCAGGCTCTACCACTACCAAAGCTGCATTAATAGCTGAAAATGGCGCCCTTCTGTATTCTTATTACGGAAGCAACGAGGGAAATCCCCTGACTTCTGCTATACGTATTTTAAAAGATATCTATGAAAAACTTCCGCAAAAAACATATATTGCTTATTCTGCTGTAACCGGATATGGTGAAGCCCTCTTAAAGGCTGCCCTCAAAATAGATGTTGGAGAGATAGAAACAGTAGCCCATTATAAGGCTGCCAACTTTTTTCTTCCCGGTGTAAACTTTATACTGGATATTGGCGGCCAGGACATGAAATGTCTTCATGTAAAAGATGGCGTCATAGATAAAATATTGCTCAATGAGGCATGCTCCTCTGGCTGTGGTTCTTTCATAGAAACCTTTGCAAATTCTTTAAATATGAGCGTTTCAGATTTTGCCAGGGAAGCCCTTCTTGCTGAAAATCCGGTAGACCTTGGTTCTCGCTGTACGGTATTTATGAACTCCAGGGTAAAGCAGGCACAAAAAGAAGGTGCAACCATCGGTGATTTATCCGCCGGACTTTCTTACTCAGTGATAAAAAATGCGCTTTTTAAAGTTATAAAACTTAGAAATCCTAAAGATATTGGCGACAAAGTGATCGTTCAGGGGGGTACTTTTTATAACGATGCTATCTTAAGAAGCTTCGAACTGGTTTCCGGAAAAGAAGCTGTCCGTCCGGACATTGCTGGAATTATGGGCGCTTTTGGTGCCGCCTTGATTGCAAAAGAACGCTATGCTGGAGAAGAAAGCACCCTTTTATCTCCTCAATTGTTAAGCAATTTCAAAACTGAAACCAGTCAAAAGCGATGTCCTCTTTGCCCCAATCAGTGTTACCTGACTGTGAATATCTTCTCTGATGGAAGGCATTTTATTTCAGGAAATCGTTGCGAAAGAGGTGCAGGAGTCGAAACTTCTAAAGAAACCCTGCCAAACTTATTTGATTACAAATATAAAAGAATATTTGGATACAAACCTCTTCCCCCAGACAAAGCAATAAGGGGAAGGATCGGTATACCCAGAGTTCTTAATATGTATGAAAACTATCCATTTTGGTTTACCTTTTTTACTCAGCTGGGATTCCGCGTAGAGGTTTCCGCCAGATCTTCTAAAAAGATTTATGAAGCAGGAATGGAAACCATCCCTTCCGAATCGGTTTGTTATCCTGCAAAGCTGGTTCATGGTCATATCATGAACCTGATCGATAAAGGAGTTACGAGGATCTTCTACCCATGTATCCCTCATGAAAAAAAGGAACAAGAGAAAGCGGATAATAATTTCAACTGTCCTATTGTGACTTCTTATCCGGAAGTTGTTAAAAACAATATGGAAGTTTTAAAAGAAAAGAACATCATCTTTATGAATCCTTTCCTTCCAATGGACAATAAGAAACGTCTGATCGAGAGACTCACGGAAGAACTTCAGGATTTTAAGATTTCCAAACAGGAAGTTGCAGCTGCAGTGGAATTAGCCTGGGAAGAAAAGCAAAAAGTAAAAGAAGACATAAGACGTAAAGGGGAAGAAGTTTTAAAATACTTAAAAGAGAACAATAAGAAAGGAATCGTTTTAAGCGGCAGACCTTATCATATTGACCCGGAAATTCATCACGGAATACCTAATCTCATCACCAGCTTAGGAATGGCTGTACTTACAGAGGATTCTGTTGCCCACTTAGGAAATGTTGAACGTCCACTAAGGGTTGTAGACCAATGGGTATATCATTCCAGATTATATGCTTCTGCTTACTTTGTAGGAACACAAGACAATCTCGAGCTGGTACAATTAAACTCTTTCGGATGCGGGCTGGATGCCGTTACAACAGACCAGGTGCAGGAGATTTTAAGTAACAATGGTAAAATCTATACCGTTCTTAAAATCGATGAAGGCAATCAACTGGGAGCCGCACGAATTCGCATGCGTTCACTGAAAGCTGCAATGGAAGAAAGAATGAAAAATGCCGAAAAGAATGAAGACTCTAAGCCAGACGAGAAAACAGAGTATAAAAGAATTCCATTTACTAAAGATATGACAAGTACATATACGATCTTAGTTCCGCAAATGGCTCCTTATCAATTCGAATTTGTACAGGAGGCTTTTAGGGCATCAGGATATAATCTGGAATTACTGCCTTCAGTAGATTATAATGCTGTAGAAATTGGTCTAAAATATGTGAACAATGACGCCTGCTACCCCTCTATCATTGTCATC
This is a stretch of genomic DNA from Defluviitalea raffinosedens. It encodes these proteins:
- the yhbH gene encoding sporulation protein YhbH — its product is MERLGDSMAIFREFQKYGRDRSAEDRRRHRELVEKSIKENIGDIISEESIIGQAKNKKIKIPIRGLKEYYFKYGSNQKAIGSGDGSEKKGDRYPKGKYSNGNGEGNQAGNEEGEDIYETEITIEDAIQYLFEDLDLPYLYRKQFTEIQSDSTGKRWGIQTKGIPPRISKKHTVIEKIKRKKQMQRNQDIEEDERFPFHKDDIRYFRIQPKLKRDSNAVIICIMDTSGSMGQTKKYLARSFYFLLYQFVRIKYLHVEVVFIAHTTVAKEVTEDEFFHKGESGGTYISSGYQKALEIIRERYNSEVWNIYAFHCSDGDNWGEDNQKAIEKAIELCKVCNMFGYGEIKTSTYTSTIMHKYMEEIKEPNFAMVKISNKEEVWSAFKELLNIEKKNGPKGWLS
- a CDS encoding PrkA family serine protein kinase, with amino-acid sequence MGTTDFYTLIQKDRGERKTLDFKGTLLDYLHIVKESPEISALSHERLYRLIVEPGVEVIKTEEDPRLRRIYGKDTIKKYKFFENDFFGIDEVLMKLVRYFHSAAMRGEESRQVLYLVGPVGSGKSSLIEALKKLLESSPPIYALEGCPMREEPLHLIPKHLRPAFEKELNVKIEGDLCPVCRYRLKNEFKGEYEKFPVVSVDFSIRSRKGIGVVPPVDPNNQDTSVLIGSVDISKMDLYPEDDPRVFALNGAFNVGNRGIVEFIEVFKNDVEYLHTMITATQEKSIPSPGKGSMIYFDGVILAHSNEAEWNKFKADHTNEAILDRIVKIEVPYCLELNEEIKIYEKILRKSNFKAHIAPHTIEVASMFAILSRLALSNKVDPMTKLKIYNGEEIIEKGTTKRIDVMELKEEAGREGMTGISTRFIMKALDSALSDSEHNCINPLSVMESLIKEVKEMAAPEDLKKRYLGFLQDSIKKEYHQILEKEVTKAFIHGYREQAQDLFNNYLDHAEAFVNKTKLKDPNTGEELEPDEEFLSSIEQQLGITPSAAKGFRQDVTAYMFSVLRNGGKIDYTCYEPLKEAIEKKLTASVRELSRIITKSKVRDQEQSKKYDAMVEEMKRNGYCDHCCNVVLKYAANNLWKD
- a CDS encoding 2-hydroxyacyl-CoA dehydratase, which translates into the protein MINKLHMGLDVGSTTVKVVVIDNENVILFSRYQRHFSDIRQTIIDLLNETYKVFKDEQITISVTGSGGLSVSEWLNIPFVQEVIAGAKSVETFIPETDVAIELGGEDAKITYFEGSIEQRMNGTCAGGTGAFIDQMATLLQTDAAGLNELAKHHKTIYPIAARCGVFAKTDVQPLLNEGAAKEDIAISVFQAVVTQTISGLACGKPIRGNVAFLGGPLSFLSELRTCFIKTLNLKPDEIIVPKNGEYFVALGAALLSKDQKPISFKKLYETLPTLKEAQNYEIQRLRPLFLDENELNSFYKRHESHKVQREELSSYEGKCFLGIDAGSTTTKAALIAENGALLYSYYGSNEGNPLTSAIRILKDIYEKLPQKTYIAYSAVTGYGEALLKAALKIDVGEIETVAHYKAANFFLPGVNFILDIGGQDMKCLHVKDGVIDKILLNEACSSGCGSFIETFANSLNMSVSDFAREALLAENPVDLGSRCTVFMNSRVKQAQKEGATIGDLSAGLSYSVIKNALFKVIKLRNPKDIGDKVIVQGGTFYNDAILRSFELVSGKEAVRPDIAGIMGAFGAALIAKERYAGEESTLLSPQLLSNFKTETSQKRCPLCPNQCYLTVNIFSDGRHFISGNRCERGAGVETSKETLPNLFDYKYKRIFGYKPLPPDKAIRGRIGIPRVLNMYENYPFWFTFFTQLGFRVEVSARSSKKIYEAGMETIPSESVCYPAKLVHGHIMNLIDKGVTRIFYPCIPHEKKEQEKADNNFNCPIVTSYPEVVKNNMEVLKEKNIIFMNPFLPMDNKKRLIERLTEELQDFKISKQEVAAAVELAWEEKQKVKEDIRRKGEEVLKYLKENNKKGIVLSGRPYHIDPEIHHGIPNLITSLGMAVLTEDSVAHLGNVERPLRVVDQWVYHSRLYASAYFVGTQDNLELVQLNSFGCGLDAVTTDQVQEILSNNGKIYTVLKIDEGNQLGAARIRMRSLKAAMEERMKNAEKNEDSKPDEKTEYKRIPFTKDMTSTYTILVPQMAPYQFEFVQEAFRASGYNLELLPSVDYNAVEIGLKYVNNDACYPSIIVIGQLISALQSGKYDLGKTAVMITQTGGGCRATNYIAFLRKALKDADMGHVPVISLNALGLEKNPGFKITPKLINKSMMALVYGDLLMRVLLRVRPYETIQGSSDLLYRKWAEKCKESIRRGNHKEFAQIVHEIVEDFDHIEINNIKKPKVGLVGEILVKFHPTANNNAIGIIEKEGAEAVVPDLTDFLLYCAYNPSFRHEKLSGSRKAKWIGLAVIKFIEYYRSEMKKALQNSERFEPPKSIFDLAKGASSLLSLGNQTGEGWFLTAEMIELIESGVENILCMQPFACLPNHVTGKAMIKPLKQKYPNANIVAVDYDPGASEVNQLNRIKLMLSTAFKNLNPISEDSASLLIGNEKEMFSS